A part of Aminivibrio pyruvatiphilus genomic DNA contains:
- the kynU gene encoding kynureninase, which yields MDERFAAFRSRACEMDRWDPLKSFRELFHIPPGTVYMDGNSLGLPPKAAGDALAKTFGEWRDLAIGGWLEGTPPWFHLAEEAGRRMAPLMGASPDEVVMSGSTTVNLHALVSTFYQPSGIRTKIVADELNFPSDIYALAGQVRLKGLDPKEHLVLVRSRDGRTIDEDDIISAFDDRTALALLPGVLYRSGQLLDMERLVKEAHKRDILIGFDCAHSAGALPHRLSDWDADFAFWCSYKYLNGGPGSPAFLYINRRHFGREPGLAGWFGFDKSRQFDMDLEFSHARSAGGWQIGTPPVLSASPLLPSLDIFSRAGMERLRHKSLALTGFLAEILEGTLSSAPYGYSVGTPGEEHRRGGHLAVEHPEAWRICQALKKRKIIPDFRPPRVIRLAPVPLYSSFGDVLAVAEALKEIVDGREYEDFSPVRDAVS from the coding sequence ATGGACGAACGATTCGCAGCATTCAGGTCACGGGCCTGTGAAATGGACAGGTGGGACCCTCTGAAATCCTTCCGGGAACTTTTCCACATTCCTCCGGGAACGGTCTACATGGACGGCAACTCCCTGGGACTGCCCCCGAAGGCTGCCGGGGACGCCCTGGCGAAAACTTTCGGTGAATGGCGGGACCTTGCCATAGGCGGCTGGCTCGAGGGAACCCCTCCCTGGTTCCACCTGGCGGAGGAGGCGGGACGGAGGATGGCTCCCCTCATGGGGGCCTCCCCCGACGAAGTGGTCATGTCCGGCTCCACCACGGTGAACCTCCACGCCCTGGTGAGCACCTTCTACCAGCCCTCCGGAATCCGGACGAAGATCGTGGCCGACGAGCTGAACTTTCCCTCGGACATATACGCCCTGGCAGGCCAGGTGAGACTGAAGGGGCTTGACCCCAAGGAGCACCTGGTGCTGGTGCGCTCCAGGGACGGCCGCACCATCGACGAGGACGACATCATCTCCGCCTTCGACGACCGGACGGCCCTGGCCCTCCTGCCCGGGGTGCTCTACAGGAGCGGCCAGCTCCTGGACATGGAGCGGCTCGTAAAGGAAGCCCACAAACGGGACATTCTCATCGGCTTCGACTGCGCCCACTCCGCCGGAGCCCTCCCCCACAGGCTTTCAGACTGGGATGCCGATTTCGCCTTCTGGTGCAGCTACAAGTACCTGAACGGAGGCCCCGGCAGCCCCGCGTTCCTGTACATCAACAGAAGGCATTTCGGGCGCGAGCCGGGCCTCGCCGGCTGGTTCGGCTTCGACAAGAGCCGCCAGTTCGACATGGACCTTGAATTCAGCCACGCCCGCTCCGCCGGAGGATGGCAGATCGGCACTCCCCCGGTGCTTTCCGCCTCTCCCCTGCTGCCTTCCCTGGACATATTCTCCAGAGCGGGCATGGAACGTCTCCGGCATAAATCCCTGGCCCTCACCGGCTTTCTCGCCGAAATCCTCGAAGGGACGCTTTCTTCCGCCCCTTACGGCTACTCCGTGGGCACTCCGGGAGAGGAGCACCGCAGAGGCGGTCACCTGGCCGTGGAGCACCCGGAAGCCTGGAGGATCTGCCAGGCCCTGAAAAAAAGAAAAATCATCCCGGATTTCCGCCCCCCCAGGGTCATCCGCCTTGCCCCCGTTCCCCTCTACAGTTCCTTCGGGGATGTTCTTGCCGTCGCGGAAGCCCTGAAGGAGATCGTGGACGGCCGGGAGTACGAGGACTTCTCCCCGGTCCGGGACGCGGTATCCTAG
- a CDS encoding M20 metallopeptidase family protein, whose protein sequence is MMDFRAAAQKMHQTIVEWRRDLHRIPETGVNTPQTEAYVCAELDKMGIPYRKGLGGHGVAALLEGKRKKPVFAIRADMDGLPIKEETGLPFASTNGCMHACGHDAHAAMGLAAAKILLEAKNELEGSVLFIFQPGEEGCPDGPGGAKRMLDDGAFGNPAPDAMAGLHTGSIWKDFVPGEIGYRPGGIMACMDRFEILIKGKGSHGAYPHGSVDTISIAGQIITELQTIVSREVDPLEPTVVSLGEIHAGTAFNIIPGECRITGTVRALNQATREFLARRIEEVASGVASSMRGSIEFKYGWEGPAPVVNDPAMTEELRLAAEKIVGPEKVREISRPSMGGEDIAFFLEKAPGTFFFLPGCNEAKGQTWPHHNSRFDIDEDILWIGPAVLATMAFDWLKKQA, encoded by the coding sequence ATGATGGATTTTCGGGCTGCAGCGCAGAAAATGCACCAGACTATTGTAGAGTGGAGAAGAGATCTGCACAGGATACCCGAGACAGGCGTCAACACCCCCCAGACGGAGGCCTACGTCTGCGCCGAGCTGGACAAAATGGGGATACCCTACCGGAAGGGACTTGGGGGCCACGGCGTGGCCGCCCTTCTCGAGGGAAAACGGAAGAAACCCGTTTTCGCCATCCGGGCTGACATGGACGGCCTGCCCATAAAGGAGGAGACCGGCCTTCCCTTCGCTTCCACCAACGGATGCATGCACGCCTGCGGCCATGACGCCCACGCCGCCATGGGCCTGGCCGCGGCGAAGATCCTTCTCGAGGCGAAAAACGAGCTCGAGGGCTCTGTTCTCTTCATCTTCCAGCCGGGCGAGGAAGGCTGCCCCGACGGCCCCGGAGGAGCGAAAAGAATGCTCGACGACGGCGCCTTCGGCAATCCCGCACCGGATGCCATGGCTGGGCTTCACACAGGCTCTATCTGGAAGGACTTTGTCCCGGGAGAGATAGGTTACCGCCCGGGCGGCATCATGGCCTGCATGGACCGGTTCGAGATCCTCATCAAGGGAAAGGGGTCCCACGGCGCCTACCCCCATGGCTCGGTGGACACCATCTCCATCGCCGGGCAGATCATCACGGAGCTCCAGACAATCGTGAGCCGGGAAGTGGACCCCCTCGAGCCGACAGTAGTCAGCCTGGGCGAGATCCACGCCGGAACTGCCTTCAACATCATTCCGGGGGAGTGCCGCATCACCGGCACAGTGAGAGCGCTCAACCAGGCAACCCGGGAATTCCTGGCCCGCCGTATCGAGGAGGTCGCCTCAGGTGTCGCCTCGAGCATGCGGGGAAGCATCGAATTCAAGTACGGATGGGAAGGCCCGGCCCCCGTGGTGAACGATCCCGCCATGACAGAAGAACTCAGGCTTGCCGCGGAGAAGATCGTGGGCCCCGAAAAGGTCAGGGAAATCTCCCGTCCTTCCATGGGAGGAGAAGACATCGCCTTCTTCCTGGAGAAAGCCCCGGGGACGTTCTTCTTCCTGCCCGGCTGCAATGAAGCGAAGGGACAGACCTGGCCCCACCACAACAGCAGATTCGATATCGACGAAGACATCCTCTGGATAGGACCGGCCGTTCTGGCCACCATGGCCTTCGACTGGCTGAAGAAACAGGCATGA
- a CDS encoding M42 family metallopeptidase — MLKERLRGLLRELTGIPGVSGEEQKVIAAMADKLRPMADELSVDRWGNIVAVRKGGLPGPKVMVAAHADEIGLCVKNILPNGFLLMSRIGVVSDLLLQGRRVRINGSIPGILGIKAGHLMSAEERTKVKPMNECYIDVGAFSRDEVLAMGIRVGDRIAFEGDFMEMTNPDLICSKAVDDRIGCSILTALFEELQGMSFPGTLCGVITVQEEIGLRGAAMVSGRVAPDYAIALDTIPSGDTPDVSFDRQLPVRLGGGPAVALLDGYDSAFIANVVHPKVRRILEEAAERAAVPLQMVTLGGEVYTTDAANISLEANGIPVGLLLTPRRYSHSPVELVNLNDAVSAVLVLKEMIRENGSVSLDFI; from the coding sequence ATGCTGAAGGAGAGGCTCAGAGGTTTGCTCAGGGAACTCACAGGCATCCCCGGCGTGTCCGGCGAAGAGCAGAAAGTCATCGCCGCGATGGCGGACAAACTCCGTCCCATGGCCGATGAGCTTTCGGTGGACCGGTGGGGAAACATCGTGGCCGTGAGAAAGGGCGGCCTTCCGGGACCGAAGGTAATGGTGGCGGCCCATGCCGACGAAATCGGCCTGTGCGTGAAGAACATCCTTCCGAACGGTTTCCTCCTCATGAGCCGCATAGGCGTGGTGAGCGACCTCCTTCTCCAGGGACGGAGAGTGAGGATCAACGGCTCCATCCCGGGCATCCTGGGGATCAAGGCCGGCCACCTCATGAGCGCCGAGGAACGCACGAAGGTCAAACCCATGAACGAATGCTACATCGACGTCGGAGCCTTCTCCCGGGACGAAGTCCTGGCCATGGGTATCCGGGTTGGAGACCGCATCGCTTTCGAGGGCGATTTCATGGAGATGACAAATCCAGACCTCATCTGCTCCAAGGCCGTGGATGACCGGATAGGGTGCTCCATCCTCACCGCGCTTTTCGAGGAGCTGCAGGGAATGTCCTTTCCCGGCACCCTGTGCGGCGTCATCACGGTCCAGGAAGAGATTGGGCTTCGGGGAGCAGCCATGGTCAGCGGGCGGGTGGCCCCCGACTACGCCATAGCCCTCGACACCATTCCAAGCGGAGACACCCCGGACGTAAGCTTTGACCGCCAGCTTCCGGTGCGGCTGGGCGGCGGGCCTGCCGTCGCCCTTTTGGACGGCTACGACTCCGCTTTCATCGCCAACGTGGTCCACCCGAAAGTGCGACGGATACTCGAAGAGGCCGCAGAAAGGGCGGCGGTGCCCCTCCAGATGGTCACCCTCGGGGGGGAGGTCTATACCACCGATGCCGCGAACATCTCTCTCGAAGCCAACGGCATTCCGGTAGGCCTTCTTCTGACGCCCCGGAGGTATTCCCATTCGCCCGTGGAGCTGGTGAACCTCAACGACGCCGTCAGCGCGGTCCTGGTACTGAAGGAGATGATCCGGGAAAACGGTTCCGTCTCCCTCGATTTTATCTGA
- a CDS encoding efflux RND transporter periplasmic adaptor subunit produces the protein MARGAKKRIAGIALTAAVAAALYLFAGKGTVEKDAVQTPLPSRPVKYMTVAVRDAGGERTFPGKVVASQKVDLAFRVSGQIIELPSVKGVYVEEGTLLARLDPRDFQIQLANAKNELGNARAQLDAMRAGARKEEVAMLSSKVESARAQMNDALTTMDRVEKLYKAGGFSRAEYDKARTSYQVARSAYQSASQELARARAGARPEDIAAMEYTIRGIKGRVAAAENALKDTELRAPFGGVVVERYADNNQSVQKDQPVVSLQDLGSLEVSISVSERLVALARRDVLTHAAARFSTLPDRRIPLAYREASASADPQTQTYLVTFSLEKPEEITVLPGMTVDVIVTGLDPSLPGSLEVPSEAVFAGKGTEHFVWKITGTDPLKVTAVPVLVSGFRADMAEVKGELAPGDRIVTAGVSFLQEGDPVTLYEGPRR, from the coding sequence TTGGCACGTGGGGCAAAAAAAAGAATTGCAGGCATTGCGCTCACAGCAGCGGTCGCGGCAGCACTCTATCTCTTCGCGGGCAAAGGAACCGTGGAAAAAGATGCCGTTCAGACTCCCCTCCCGTCCAGGCCGGTGAAGTACATGACCGTCGCCGTGAGGGACGCCGGAGGGGAAAGGACATTCCCGGGGAAAGTAGTCGCTTCCCAGAAGGTGGACCTGGCCTTCAGGGTGTCGGGGCAGATCATCGAACTGCCCTCCGTGAAGGGAGTCTACGTGGAGGAAGGAACGCTGCTCGCCCGTCTCGACCCGAGGGACTTCCAGATCCAGCTTGCCAATGCGAAGAACGAGCTGGGGAACGCCAGGGCACAGCTTGATGCCATGAGGGCCGGGGCAAGGAAAGAAGAGGTCGCCATGCTCTCTTCGAAGGTGGAGTCTGCCCGGGCCCAGATGAACGACGCCCTGACCACCATGGACCGGGTGGAGAAACTCTACAAGGCGGGCGGCTTTTCCAGGGCCGAATACGACAAGGCCCGCACATCCTACCAGGTTGCCCGCTCCGCCTACCAGAGCGCCTCCCAGGAACTTGCCAGGGCCCGTGCGGGCGCCAGGCCGGAGGACATCGCCGCCATGGAATACACCATCAGGGGGATCAAGGGACGGGTGGCGGCGGCCGAGAACGCCCTGAAGGACACGGAACTCCGCGCCCCCTTCGGCGGAGTGGTCGTCGAAAGGTACGCCGACAACAACCAGAGCGTCCAGAAGGACCAGCCTGTGGTGAGCCTCCAGGATCTCGGTTCCCTCGAAGTATCCATTTCCGTTTCCGAGCGGCTTGTGGCCCTCGCCCGAAGAGACGTTCTCACCCATGCGGCTGCGAGATTCAGTACCCTGCCCGACAGGCGCATCCCCCTCGCGTACAGGGAAGCCTCAGCCTCGGCCGACCCCCAGACCCAGACATACCTGGTGACCTTCTCCCTGGAAAAGCCGGAGGAAATCACCGTCCTCCCCGGCATGACCGTGGACGTCATCGTCACCGGCCTCGACCCGTCCTTGCCCGGTTCTCTGGAAGTGCCTTCCGAAGCAGTCTTCGCCGGAAAGGGAACGGAGCATTTCGTGTGGAAAATAACGGGCACGGATCCTCTGAAAGTCACGGCGGTTCCGGTGCTGGTTTCCGGCTTCCGGGCCGACATGGCGGAAGTGAAGGGAGAGCTGGCGCCGGGAGACAGGATCGTCACGGCTGGAGTGTCCTTTCTGCAGGAGGGCGACCCGGTCACCCTCTACGAAGGACCCCGCCGTTAG
- a CDS encoding efflux RND transporter permease subunit, whose protein sequence is MNFADFSLRKSTITWFLTVLVVIGGVWAYGRLGKLEDPSFTIKTAAISTTYPGASPREVEEEVTALIESAAQKLGQTDKVRSLSKEGVSIVYVDIKDTYTAKDLPQIWDELRRKISDIQSSLPPGAGPSVVNDDYGDVFGVYFALTGDGYTFRELEDHGDFLRRELLLVPGVAKVEIAGIQQEVIYLEMDRTRMAALGISLDEISNLLSAQNVVTGAGSAAVGPELLRIAPTGYFSSLDVLENLLLRAGSGQTLRLGDIASVSRGYMEPPARAMRFNGKPALGIGVSNVDGGNVITIGEAVKQRLRELLPRTPVGMEMHLIYYQADTVKESIDNFVTNLLEALAIVIGILLVFMGLRSGLLIGAMLLLTILATFVAMKLAAIDLHSISLGALIIALGMLVDNAIVVADGILVGVEQGKDPAAAAREVVGQTQMPLLGATIIAVIAFAPIGLSPDSTGEYCRSLFQVVGISLMLSWLLAVTVTPLAGAAVLRTTKSAVSTDPYGTPIYRAYRNFLRICLTRRKTVIASVFVLLVLSMAAFSMVDKSFFPNSTSPMFTVDFWRIRGTGVEATLDDGRRMQAFLSVQPETKSVAVYAGEGALRFILTYTPGDPASNYGHLIVEATDSEGAERLKSRLAEFVRAELPHLDPRIRSFSKGTGGGAKVQVRFLGEDPDTLRDLRNKAVAVLKEDPDSINIRDNWGERVKVIRPVLGDTIQELGLTRKDVANALKASYSGLRVGLFREGEKLVPMMARLPAEERGSLENLGETQIWSTLSRRYIPLAQAAQDIEVTAEDPAVYRINRMRALTVEADSGSGSAAALFSRVREKIESLPLPPGTTMEWGGEYENSRKAQGGLMGMIPVAFMVIVVILVALFNGLRQPLIILLCLPLSVMGLSVGLLVMGKSFDFLALLGFLSLAGMLIKNAIVLIDQIDLEIRLGKAPFDAILDSGISRCRPVMMAALTTVLGMIPLYFDVLFSAMAVTIMFGLSFATVLTLVVVPVLYAEALKA, encoded by the coding sequence ATGAATTTCGCCGATTTTTCCCTGCGGAAAAGCACCATCACCTGGTTTCTCACCGTCCTGGTCGTCATAGGAGGCGTCTGGGCCTACGGGAGGCTCGGGAAACTTGAAGACCCGTCTTTCACCATCAAAACGGCGGCCATAAGCACGACCTACCCCGGAGCCTCGCCGCGGGAGGTAGAGGAAGAGGTAACGGCTCTCATCGAATCCGCCGCCCAGAAACTCGGCCAGACCGACAAGGTCCGGTCACTCTCGAAAGAAGGAGTGTCCATCGTTTACGTGGACATCAAGGACACCTACACGGCGAAGGATCTTCCCCAGATATGGGACGAACTTCGCCGAAAAATATCGGATATCCAGTCCAGCCTCCCCCCGGGAGCGGGCCCGTCGGTGGTGAACGACGACTACGGCGATGTCTTCGGCGTATATTTCGCCCTCACCGGGGACGGCTATACCTTCCGGGAGCTGGAGGATCACGGAGACTTCCTGCGCCGTGAGCTCCTTCTCGTTCCGGGGGTGGCAAAAGTGGAAATCGCCGGCATCCAGCAGGAGGTCATCTACCTGGAGATGGACCGCACCCGCATGGCTGCCCTGGGAATCTCCCTGGACGAAATATCGAACCTTCTTTCCGCCCAGAACGTGGTCACAGGAGCGGGCTCGGCAGCCGTGGGGCCGGAGCTGCTTCGCATAGCCCCCACGGGATACTTTTCGTCCCTGGACGTCCTGGAAAACCTTCTGCTCCGGGCAGGCTCCGGGCAGACCCTCCGGCTCGGCGACATCGCCTCGGTATCCAGGGGCTACATGGAACCTCCGGCAAGGGCCATGCGGTTCAACGGCAAACCCGCCCTCGGCATAGGCGTCTCCAATGTGGACGGGGGCAACGTGATCACCATCGGCGAAGCGGTGAAGCAGAGGCTCCGGGAACTCCTCCCCCGGACCCCCGTGGGGATGGAGATGCATCTGATCTACTACCAGGCGGACACAGTCAAAGAGTCCATCGACAACTTCGTCACGAACCTTCTCGAGGCCCTCGCCATCGTTATCGGCATCCTTCTCGTCTTCATGGGCCTCCGGAGCGGCCTGCTCATCGGCGCCATGCTCCTTCTCACCATCCTCGCCACCTTCGTCGCCATGAAACTCGCGGCCATCGACCTCCACAGCATCTCTCTCGGGGCTCTCATCATCGCCCTCGGGATGCTCGTAGACAACGCCATCGTGGTGGCCGACGGCATTCTCGTGGGAGTCGAGCAGGGGAAGGACCCCGCCGCTGCCGCCAGGGAGGTGGTGGGGCAGACCCAGATGCCCCTTCTCGGGGCGACCATCATCGCCGTAATCGCCTTCGCTCCCATAGGACTCTCCCCCGACAGCACGGGTGAATACTGCCGGAGCCTCTTCCAGGTGGTGGGCATTTCTCTTATGCTCAGCTGGCTCCTCGCGGTAACGGTCACCCCCCTCGCGGGAGCTGCCGTCCTCAGGACAACGAAATCCGCAGTCTCCACCGATCCTTACGGCACGCCCATCTACAGGGCGTACCGGAATTTCCTCCGGATCTGCCTCACCCGGCGAAAGACCGTCATCGCCTCGGTGTTCGTCTTGCTGGTCCTCTCCATGGCTGCCTTCAGCATGGTGGACAAATCCTTCTTCCCCAACTCCACGAGCCCCATGTTCACCGTGGATTTCTGGCGGATCAGGGGAACCGGCGTGGAAGCCACCCTTGACGACGGCCGGAGAATGCAGGCCTTCCTTTCCGTTCAGCCCGAAACGAAATCAGTGGCCGTCTACGCGGGAGAAGGAGCGCTGCGTTTCATCCTCACCTACACCCCCGGGGACCCTGCGTCAAACTACGGCCATCTTATTGTGGAGGCTACGGATTCCGAGGGAGCTGAACGGCTGAAAAGCAGGCTCGCAGAATTTGTCCGGGCCGAACTGCCCCATCTCGACCCGAGAATCCGCTCTTTCAGCAAGGGAACCGGCGGCGGCGCGAAGGTCCAGGTCCGCTTTCTGGGCGAGGATCCCGACACCCTCAGGGACCTCCGGAACAAAGCCGTGGCCGTTCTGAAAGAAGACCCCGACAGCATCAACATACGGGACAACTGGGGCGAACGGGTCAAGGTCATCCGCCCCGTCCTGGGCGATACCATCCAGGAACTCGGCCTGACCAGAAAGGACGTGGCGAACGCCCTCAAGGCGTCCTATTCGGGACTGAGAGTCGGGCTCTTCCGGGAAGGGGAAAAACTTGTCCCCATGATGGCCCGTCTTCCGGCGGAAGAGCGGGGCAGCCTGGAGAATCTGGGCGAGACCCAGATCTGGAGCACCCTCTCCCGGCGGTACATCCCCCTCGCGCAGGCGGCACAGGACATCGAAGTGACCGCCGAGGACCCGGCCGTTTACCGCATCAACCGCATGAGGGCTCTCACCGTGGAGGCCGACAGCGGTTCAGGGTCGGCTGCCGCCCTTTTCAGCCGAGTCCGGGAAAAGATTGAGTCCCTTCCCCTGCCCCCCGGCACCACCATGGAATGGGGCGGTGAATATGAAAACTCACGCAAAGCCCAGGGCGGTCTGATGGGAATGATCCCCGTGGCCTTCATGGTTATTGTGGTTATTCTGGTGGCCCTCTTCAACGGCCTCCGGCAGCCCCTCATCATCCTTCTCTGCCTGCCCCTGTCCGTCATGGGCCTTTCCGTGGGGCTGCTGGTCATGGGAAAATCCTTTGACTTCCTCGCTCTCCTGGGGTTCCTGAGCCTGGCCGGGATGCTCATCAAGAATGCCATTGTCCTCATCGACCAGATCGACCTCGAAATCCGGCTTGGGAAAGCCCCCTTCGACGCCATCCTGGATTCGGGCATCAGCCGGTGCCGTCCCGTAATGATGGCGGCTCTCACCACCGTCCTCGGCATGATCCCACTCTACTTCGACGTTCTTTTCTCCGCCATGGCGGTGACCATCATGTTCGGCCTTTCCTTCGCCACCGTGCTGACCCTGGTGGTCGTTCCGGTGCTCTACGCGGAAGCGCTGAAAGCCTAG
- a CDS encoding Zn-dependent hydrolase, with the protein MSLNVDISRLMSRLEILSGFNATPGKGITRFSYSPEDREARKYLEALFSSMGLKTTVDGAGNMRARLEGSDPGAPAVLSGSHIDTVLHGGKYDGAVGTLGAIEAVQAIMESGLPRRCPLEVAMFAEEEGSNFGSTLAGSKALVGKYTLAHMEKLKTPEGKSMAGLLREGGYTPESMADNLLRPETIKAMVELHIEQSVVLESRGVPVGIVEAVAGIRVLEIRIRGVPNHAGATPMTLRQDPLAAGARLMGTIEDLAKKSATGSTVATVGKILCRPNVSNIIPEEVTFTVDIRDVQDAGIESVAAGIEKAAEALAASRDVSVDVVHISESAPVLLDGHIAGVTETCARRRNFRYARMNSGAVHDACMFAPLVPTGMIFIPSKGGRSHVPEEFTGKEDIGKGVSLLADVLYELSK; encoded by the coding sequence ATGTCGTTGAATGTGGACATTTCCCGCCTGATGAGCCGCCTGGAGATCCTGAGCGGATTCAACGCCACTCCGGGAAAGGGAATTACGAGGTTTTCCTATTCACCTGAGGACAGGGAAGCCAGGAAATATTTGGAAGCACTTTTCTCCTCCATGGGCCTGAAAACGACTGTGGACGGAGCGGGAAATATGCGGGCGCGCCTGGAGGGATCAGATCCGGGCGCGCCCGCCGTTCTCTCCGGTTCCCACATCGACACCGTCCTTCACGGTGGAAAGTACGACGGCGCAGTGGGTACCCTTGGGGCCATCGAGGCTGTCCAGGCAATCATGGAAAGCGGCCTCCCCCGCCGGTGTCCTCTCGAGGTGGCGATGTTCGCCGAGGAGGAAGGGTCCAATTTCGGCTCCACCCTCGCGGGAAGCAAGGCTCTCGTGGGAAAATACACCCTCGCCCATATGGAGAAACTCAAAACTCCGGAAGGAAAATCCATGGCCGGCCTGCTCCGGGAAGGGGGATACACCCCGGAATCCATGGCGGACAACCTCCTTCGTCCGGAAACAATCAAGGCCATGGTGGAACTCCACATCGAGCAGAGCGTGGTGCTCGAGTCACGGGGAGTTCCAGTGGGCATCGTCGAAGCTGTGGCGGGCATCAGGGTCCTTGAAATACGGATCAGGGGCGTGCCGAATCATGCGGGGGCCACCCCCATGACGCTCCGGCAGGATCCTCTGGCCGCCGGGGCCCGGCTCATGGGCACCATCGAAGACCTGGCGAAGAAATCGGCGACGGGCTCCACCGTGGCGACAGTCGGAAAGATTCTCTGCCGCCCCAACGTGTCCAACATCATTCCGGAAGAAGTCACGTTCACCGTTGACATCAGGGATGTACAAGACGCCGGGATAGAATCCGTCGCGGCCGGAATAGAGAAGGCGGCCGAAGCTCTCGCCGCCTCGAGGGACGTCTCCGTGGACGTGGTGCACATCTCCGAATCCGCCCCGGTTCTGCTTGACGGGCACATCGCCGGCGTAACGGAAACCTGCGCCCGGAGAAGAAATTTTCGCTATGCGCGCATGAACAGCGGCGCCGTCCACGATGCCTGCATGTTCGCCCCCCTGGTGCCCACCGGGATGATCTTCATCCCGAGCAAAGGGGGCAGAAGCCACGTGCCCGAGGAGTTTACCGGGAAGGAGGACATTGGAAAGGGGGTCTCGCTGCTGGCGGACGTACTGTACGAACTTTCGAAATGA
- a CDS encoding DUF5058 family protein, which produces MDEVLKVANSMGAWLTAAPIVIIALVQVLLYYRQIYHAADAVNLTREQLSQAFRTGMVTSIGPVVAIFIIMVGLMSVIGAPMAWMRLAVIGAAPTELTAATLGADAMGVKFGGEGYTLQVMAVSWWTMAINGVGWLLLVGLFAHKLEDVREKVGGGDTKWLGILSTAAMIGVFGYLNSRNLTAVSGPLVAAVTGAVSMVLLLQVAKKMPQIKEYTLGIAMLIGMFAAMFY; this is translated from the coding sequence GTGGACGAAGTGTTGAAAGTGGCAAATTCCATGGGTGCATGGCTCACGGCCGCTCCAATCGTCATCATCGCCCTGGTCCAGGTGCTTCTGTACTACCGGCAGATCTACCACGCCGCCGATGCGGTGAACCTGACCAGGGAACAGCTTTCCCAGGCCTTCCGCACCGGTATGGTGACGTCCATCGGCCCCGTGGTGGCCATCTTCATCATCATGGTGGGCCTCATGTCGGTGATAGGCGCCCCCATGGCCTGGATGCGCCTCGCCGTCATCGGCGCCGCTCCCACGGAGCTGACGGCGGCCACCCTCGGCGCCGACGCCATGGGAGTGAAGTTCGGAGGAGAGGGCTACACTCTCCAGGTGATGGCCGTCTCCTGGTGGACCATGGCCATCAACGGCGTCGGCTGGCTCCTGCTCGTGGGGCTTTTCGCCCACAAGCTGGAGGATGTCCGGGAAAAGGTGGGCGGCGGGGACACGAAATGGCTGGGAATCCTTTCCACGGCGGCCATGATCGGCGTGTTCGGCTACCTGAACAGCCGGAATCTGACGGCGGTGAGCGGCCCCCTCGTGGCAGCCGTGACGGGGGCCGTATCCATGGTCCTCCTGCTGCAGGTGGCGAAGAAAATGCCGCAGATCAAGGAATACACCCTCGGCATAGCCATGCTTATCGGCATGTTCGCCGCCATGTTCTACTAG